Proteins encoded together in one Meles meles chromosome 7, mMelMel3.1 paternal haplotype, whole genome shotgun sequence window:
- the LOC123947221 gene encoding olfactory receptor 8S1-like, whose translation MAMKNYSAISEFILLGLSTDPQIRDIFFMLFLLIYLFTLMGNFLMLLVIRADSHLHMPMYFFLRQLSFLDLCHSSVTVPKMLENLLSESKTIFLESCLAQAFFVFATGGTEACLLAVMAYDRYVAITSPLLYGQVMSNQLCVGMVWGSWGLAFADALINILFAVNLDYCEDQTIPHFSCELSSLFPLSCSDTSTNFTLLLCSSVLHFFGTFIMIVSSYVRIVSTILSISSTSGRGKAFSTCSSHLTTVTLFYSSGFLSYLLPTSGSPLEMIFSLQYSVVTPMLNPLIYSLQNKEVKAALGRIFRKYFHSFL comes from the coding sequence ATGGCAATGAAAAACTACAGTGCTATCAGTGAGTTCATTCTCCTTGGACTATCTACTGACCCCCAAATTCGGGACATATTCTTCATGCTATTCCTTCTGATTTATCTCTTCACTCTGATGGGAAATTTCTTGATGCTGCTGGTGATTAGGGCTGATTCCCACCTCCACATGCCCATGTACTTCTTTTTGAGACAGCTCTCCTTCCTGGACCTCTGCCACTCATCTGTCACAGTCCCCAAGATGCTGGAGAATCTACTTTCTGAAAGCAAAACCATCTTTTTAGAGAGCTGTCTGGCTCAGGCCTTCTTTGTGTTTGCCACTGGAGGTACTGAGGCCTGTCTGCTGgctgtgatggcctatgaccgctatgtagCCATCACCTCCCCTCTGCTCTATGGCCAGGTGATGAGCAACCAGCTCTGTGTTGGGATGGTGTGGGGTTCCTGGGGCCTGGCCTTTGCTGATGCTCTCATCAATATCCTCTTTGCTGTCAATTTAGACTATTGTGAGGACCAGACTATTCCTCACTTCAGCTGTGAgctgtcttctctcttccctctgtcttGCTCTGATACTTCCACCAACTTCACACTCCTGCTCTGCTCCTCTGTCCTACATTTCTTTGGAACCTTCATCATGATTGTTTCCTCCTATGTCCGAATTGTCTCCACCATCCTGAGCATTAGCTCTACCTCAGGCAGAGGCAAggccttctccacctgctcctcccacctCACTACTGTGACCTTGTTCTATAGCTCAGGTTTCCTCAGCTACCTGTTGCCAACTTCAGGCTCCCCTCTGGAGATGATATTCTCCTTACAGTACAGTGTGGTCACTCCCATGCTAAATCCCCTTATTTATAGCCTGCAGAACAAGGAGGTGAAGGCAGCATTGGGaagaatattcagaaaatattttcattctttcttgtaA